Proteins co-encoded in one Neoarius graeffei isolate fNeoGra1 chromosome 11, fNeoGra1.pri, whole genome shotgun sequence genomic window:
- the c11h14orf28 gene encoding uncharacterized protein C14orf28 homolog isoform X2: MGHKSLKVIKASTQHQPGFRHSAKRLCYMLKRTKTLIEEIRALIKNNDAEYCSFWRPVLPWGGVYTIRAGQKAVSCIPLYVKISLKNTCTIDGFLMLLYVILRDNQTFRREVSLFLGKRFVEHFLYLMDSYDYTTVKILWIWDRMSKRQYRSEIHQAALEIDLFGNEHENFTKNLENLMSTVQGSYCTNWCCPSRFQELLQNTININPPHELPDRDPIQSAVDEFFCPKIVFCQEYGCKGLRELSQREFCYGPPPFIILNMQMWKSEDLSYVPYHLALSDHRYSLEGATLFNREEHHYSAAFQIDGYWMHYDGLRSDNLILVNKPPELLLLSSLVYVRSHEK; this comes from the exons GACCAAAACCTTGATTGAAGAGATCCGCGCTTTGATCAAGAACAACGATGCGGAgtattgctccttctggaggccTGTGCTCCCCTGGGGTGGCGTGTACACAATACGGGCTGGTCAGAAAGCAGTCTCTTGCATTCCCCTGTACGTTAAAATCAGTCTGAAAAACACCTGCACCATCGATGGCTTTCTCATGCTCCTGTACGTCATCCTGCGGGATAATCAAACCTTCCGCCGGGAAGTGAGTTTGTTTTTAGGGAAGCGCTTTGTGGAGCACTTTCTCTATCTGATGGACTCCTACGATTATACCACAGTTAAGATTTTGTGGATCTGGGACAGGATGTCGAAGCGTCAGTACCGCTCCGAGATCCATCAAGCCGCTCTGGAGATCGATCTTTTTGGCAACGAGCATGAGAACTTTACCAAGAATCTGGAGAACCTGATGTCTACCGTTCAGGGGAGTTATTGCACCAACTGGTGCTGTCCATCTCGGTTCCAGGAGCTCCTTCAGAACACCATCAATATCAA CCCCCCACATGAGCTTCCTGATCGAGATCCTATTCAGTCTGCAGTGGACGAGTTCTTCTGTCCAAAGATAGTCTTCTGCCAAGAATATGG GTGTAAAGGGCTGAGAGAGTTGTCCCAGAGAGAGTTCTGCTACGGTCCTCCTCCCTTCATCATCCTGAACATGCAGATGTGGAAATCTGAGGACCTTTCCTACGTTCCATACCATTTGGCTTTGTCTGATCACAG GTATTCACTAGAGGGCGCCACTCTGTTCAACAGGGAGGAACATCACTACTCTGCGGCGTTCCAAATCGACGGCTACTGGATGCACTACGATGGGCTTCGGAGCGACAACTTGATCCTAGTGAACAAACCTCCGGAGCTGCTGCTTCTCTCCTCCCTGGTTTATGTTCGCTCTCATGAAAAATGA